In the genome of Telluria beijingensis, one region contains:
- a CDS encoding DUF349 domain-containing protein, whose protein sequence is MFEFLFKRQGTKAAASGDKPAAKSPAAADGSARPGAGKSGKTTSTPAPAPALEARAALAQARERQAAQLAQLCADQAAAVDFILKSEFSELRLAAAELVHERAHLERVHAAMRNVDRRVAKLAQGRLDAIRHHESELRRGQDALAQARALLGDALLTPNHVAELDRKWSVIRAPELAAEFDAVRAELGNRLASQVALQRAMIDRLAALRQLETAGLDAAALAALQQEQETALVDPGHASLPRALVAEFATEHARLTASLATLEHDQAALAAREAALGAWEAQAPAELAHDTLRREWARLPALPANAAGAALQARFDALRAALPQEARQEAKPKAAPAAAKEGSKDGAKDGARDGARRSTHGADQAFLDNLDALEAALQQGSLGTAAELDKALKEAKDKGMRLNAQQADHLAHLRAELKRLSDWARWGGNVSREELIKTVEALPAQGLAMAELAKKVGSMRERWKALDSLSGPAPRSLWERFDAACSAAYAPAAAHFRHLADERHANAARGQALVEEARAEVERVQADAADWKHVSATVQRLRTAWSHLGAVDRKEKKRLDTEFAEALTTLQRPLENQRKVEIAVREQLIEEVGKLDPHERHAVDLLRELQARWQEHARALPLERKAEQALWQRFRGACDALFAARKEHAHAADSERRAHETAKEALCARLEAAAPDATPANVGKLLREAAAEWQAIGPVPRAHEARIDKRYQAAIAQIQQHADAARRAQDTALAGAVRDKLRLVQGLETALANPDAHTQAADWRARWDALLPLDGGYEPVLQARFDAALAALEGERAAYLRQLEDNRERLLSDLLRLEIAAGIDSGAEFARERLRLQVEVLQSSLKSGRKPGAQTAELRSLLALPALLDVRTETRIEHLLLRQPKDHP, encoded by the coding sequence ATGTTCGAATTCCTATTCAAGCGGCAGGGCACGAAAGCGGCCGCGTCCGGCGACAAGCCAGCGGCGAAGTCCCCCGCGGCGGCCGACGGCAGCGCCAGGCCAGGCGCAGGCAAGTCGGGCAAGACGACGTCCACTCCAGCGCCGGCGCCGGCGCTCGAGGCCCGCGCGGCGCTGGCCCAGGCCCGCGAGCGCCAGGCCGCGCAGCTGGCGCAACTGTGCGCCGACCAGGCGGCCGCCGTCGACTTCATCCTTAAATCGGAATTTTCCGAACTGCGTCTTGCCGCAGCCGAACTGGTCCATGAGCGCGCGCACCTCGAACGCGTGCATGCGGCGATGCGCAACGTCGACCGCCGCGTCGCCAAGCTGGCCCAGGGCCGGCTGGATGCGATCCGCCACCACGAATCCGAACTGCGCCGCGGCCAGGACGCGCTGGCCCAGGCCAGGGCGCTGCTGGGCGACGCCCTGCTGACCCCGAACCACGTCGCCGAACTGGACCGCAAATGGTCGGTGATCCGCGCGCCCGAACTGGCGGCCGAATTCGACGCCGTCCGCGCCGAGCTCGGCAATCGCCTGGCTTCGCAGGTGGCGCTGCAGCGCGCCATGATCGACCGCCTGGCCGCCTTGCGCCAGCTCGAGACGGCCGGGCTCGACGCGGCCGCGCTGGCCGCGCTCCAGCAAGAGCAAGAGACGGCCCTGGTCGATCCGGGCCATGCCTCGCTGCCGCGCGCGCTGGTGGCCGAATTCGCGACCGAACACGCGCGCCTGACCGCCAGCCTGGCGACGCTCGAGCACGACCAGGCGGCGCTCGCCGCCCGTGAAGCGGCCCTGGGCGCATGGGAAGCCCAGGCCCCGGCCGAACTCGCGCACGACACGCTGCGCAGGGAATGGGCGCGCCTGCCGGCCCTGCCGGCGAATGCCGCCGGCGCCGCCCTGCAGGCGCGCTTCGATGCGCTGCGCGCGGCACTGCCGCAGGAGGCCCGGCAAGAAGCGAAGCCGAAGGCTGCGCCGGCCGCCGCGAAGGAGGGCAGCAAGGACGGCGCCAAGGACGGCGCCAGGGACGGCGCCCGTCGATCCACCCACGGCGCCGACCAGGCCTTCCTCGACAACCTGGACGCCCTCGAAGCCGCCCTGCAACAGGGTTCGCTCGGCACCGCGGCCGAACTCGACAAGGCGCTGAAGGAAGCCAAGGACAAGGGCATGCGCCTGAACGCGCAGCAGGCCGACCACCTGGCCCACCTGCGCGCCGAGCTCAAGCGGCTGTCGGACTGGGCGCGCTGGGGCGGCAATGTCTCGCGCGAAGAACTCATCAAGACCGTCGAGGCGCTGCCGGCCCAGGGCCTGGCGATGGCCGAACTGGCCAAGAAGGTGGGCAGCATGCGCGAGCGCTGGAAGGCGCTGGACAGCCTGTCCGGCCCGGCCCCGCGCAGCCTGTGGGAACGCTTCGACGCCGCCTGCAGCGCCGCCTATGCGCCGGCCGCCGCCCACTTCCGACATTTGGCCGACGAACGCCACGCGAACGCCGCGCGCGGCCAGGCCCTGGTCGAGGAAGCCCGGGCCGAGGTCGAGCGCGTGCAGGCCGACGCGGCCGACTGGAAGCACGTGTCCGCCACCGTGCAGCGCCTGCGCACCGCGTGGAGCCACCTGGGCGCGGTCGACCGCAAGGAGAAAAAGCGCCTGGATACCGAATTTGCCGAGGCGCTGACCACCTTGCAGCGGCCGCTCGAAAACCAGCGCAAGGTCGAGATCGCGGTGCGCGAGCAGCTGATCGAAGAAGTGGGCAAGCTCGATCCGCACGAGCGCCATGCGGTCGACCTGCTGCGCGAGTTGCAGGCGCGCTGGCAGGAACATGCGCGCGCGCTGCCGCTCGAGCGCAAGGCCGAGCAGGCGCTGTGGCAGCGCTTCCGCGGCGCCTGCGACGCGCTGTTCGCGGCGCGCAAGGAACACGCGCACGCGGCCGACAGCGAGCGCCGCGCCCACGAGACGGCCAAGGAAGCCCTGTGCGCGCGGCTCGAGGCGGCCGCGCCGGACGCCACGCCGGCCAATGTCGGCAAGCTGCTGCGCGAGGCGGCCGCCGAATGGCAGGCGATCGGCCCGGTGCCGCGCGCCCACGAGGCGCGCATCGACAAGCGCTACCAGGCGGCGATCGCACAGATCCAGCAGCATGCCGACGCCGCGCGCCGCGCCCAGGACACGGCGCTGGCCGGCGCCGTGCGCGACAAGCTGCGCCTGGTGCAAGGGCTCGAGACGGCGCTGGCCAATCCCGACGCCCACACCCAGGCCGCCGACTGGCGCGCGCGCTGGGACGCGCTGCTGCCGCTGGACGGCGGCTACGAGCCGGTCCTGCAAGCACGCTTCGACGCCGCCCTGGCGGCGCTCGAGGGCGAACGCGCCGCCTACCTGCGCCAGCTGGAAGACAACCGCGAACGCCTGCTGAGCGACTTGCTGCGGCTCGAAATCGCGGCCGGCATCGACAGCGGCGCCGAATTCGCGCGCGAGCGCCTGCGCCTGCAGGTCGAGGTGCTGCAAAGCTCCCTCAAGTCGGGCCGCAAGCCGGGGGCGCAGACGGCCGAACTGCGCTCGCTGCTGGCGCTGCCGGCCCTGCTCGATGTGCGCACCGAGACGCGCATCGAGCACCTGCTGCTGCGCCAGCCGAAGGACCACCCATGA
- a CDS encoding exonuclease SbcCD subunit D C-terminal domain-containing protein produces MRLLHTSDWHLGQTLHNHDRTYEHQCFLDWLADTLDEERIDVLLVAGDIFDTANPSSSAQRQFYRFLQQARTRVPHLQVVVIAGNHDSPGRLEAPTPLLEAHGTIVVGNVLRRGDGEIDLERLLVPLRDRDGEIAAWCLAVPFLRPGDLPRLATLEGDEAAEAAPRDPYLHGTALLYRQAHALARERAGARQPIVAMGHCHMAHSQPSDDSERRIVIGGSEALPVSLFDPSIAYAALGHLHLAQRIGGLEHVRYCGSPLPLSFSEVGYRHQVLRIDLADGKVDAITPLFIPRPVQLLRVPAAPAPLEDALAALAALELDPDLPPQAWPYLEVRVLLDGPEPGLRSRVEEALAGKPVRLAKIEPTRRLVAAADEPEALSLDQLAQLQPDDIFRRLWRQKYGDEAPPEQLDAFAELFHAVEGETR; encoded by the coding sequence ATGCGGCTGCTGCACACTTCCGACTGGCACCTGGGCCAGACCCTGCACAATCACGACCGGACCTACGAACACCAGTGCTTCCTCGACTGGCTGGCCGACACGCTGGACGAAGAGCGCATCGACGTGCTCCTGGTCGCGGGCGACATCTTCGATACCGCCAATCCGTCGTCCAGCGCCCAGCGCCAGTTCTACCGCTTCCTGCAGCAGGCGCGCACCCGCGTGCCGCACCTGCAGGTAGTAGTCATCGCCGGCAACCACGATTCGCCGGGCCGGCTGGAAGCGCCGACGCCGCTGCTGGAAGCCCATGGGACAATCGTGGTCGGCAATGTGCTGCGCCGCGGCGACGGCGAGATCGACCTCGAGCGCCTGCTGGTGCCGCTGCGCGACCGCGACGGCGAGATCGCGGCCTGGTGCCTGGCCGTGCCCTTCCTGCGTCCGGGCGACCTGCCGCGCCTGGCCACCCTTGAGGGCGACGAAGCGGCCGAAGCGGCGCCGCGGGATCCCTACCTGCACGGCACCGCCCTGCTCTACCGCCAGGCGCATGCGCTGGCGCGCGAGCGCGCCGGCGCCCGCCAGCCCATCGTCGCCATGGGCCACTGCCATATGGCGCACAGCCAGCCATCCGACGACTCCGAGCGCCGCATCGTGATCGGCGGCAGCGAGGCGCTGCCGGTCAGCCTGTTCGACCCGAGCATCGCCTACGCCGCCCTGGGCCACCTGCACCTGGCCCAGCGCATCGGCGGCCTGGAACACGTGCGCTATTGCGGCAGCCCGCTGCCGCTGTCGTTCTCCGAAGTCGGCTACCGGCACCAGGTGCTGCGCATCGATCTCGCGGACGGCAAGGTGGACGCCATCACACCGCTCTTCATCCCGCGCCCGGTCCAATTGCTGCGGGTGCCGGCCGCGCCCGCGCCGCTCGAAGACGCGCTGGCGGCGCTGGCAGCGCTGGAGCTCGACCCCGACCTGCCGCCGCAGGCCTGGCCCTATCTCGAGGTGCGGGTGCTGCTGGACGGCCCCGAGCCGGGCCTGCGCAGCCGGGTCGAAGAGGCGCTTGCCGGCAAGCCGGTGCGCCTGGCCAAGATCGAGCCGACCCGCAGGCTGGTGGCTGCGGCTGACGAACCGGAAGCCCTGAGCCTGGACCAGTTGGCCCAGCTGCAACCGGACGACATCTTCCGCCGACTGTGGCGCCAGAAGTATGGCGACGAGGCCCCGCCCGAGCAGCTCGACGCCTTCGCCGAACTGTTCCACGCCGTGGAAGGAGAGACGCGATGA
- the crcB gene encoding fluoride efflux transporter CrcB: MGALATPLGFAAVGLGAALGAWLRWGFGLWLGGLHGFVQVGTLAANLLGGYLVGLALGCFAAQPHLAPEWRLFIVTGFLGGLTTFSSFSGESLTLLQRGEIGWALAHTALHLFGALLLCAAGFATWRLLRG, translated from the coding sequence GTGGGCGCGCTAGCGACGCCGCTGGGCTTCGCGGCGGTCGGCCTGGGCGCGGCGCTCGGGGCCTGGCTGCGCTGGGGCTTCGGCCTGTGGCTGGGCGGGCTGCACGGCTTCGTGCAGGTCGGGACGCTGGCCGCCAACCTGCTGGGCGGCTACCTGGTCGGCCTGGCGCTCGGCTGCTTCGCCGCCCAGCCGCACCTTGCGCCCGAGTGGCGCCTGTTCATCGTCACCGGCTTCCTGGGCGGCCTGACCACCTTTTCCAGCTTCTCGGGCGAGTCGCTGACCCTGCTCCAGCGCGGCGAAATCGGCTGGGCATTGGCGCACACGGCGCTGCACCTGTTCGGCGCGCTGCTGCTGTGCGCGGCCGGCTTCGCCACCTGGCGCCTGCTGCGTGGCTGA
- the moaE gene encoding molybdopterin synthase catalytic subunit MoaE gives MNEVRVQTGDFDLGAEVARLRAGDARIGAVVSFVGTVRDLNDGARVSAMELEHYPGMTESALADIAERARARWPLYGTLVVHRVGPLAPLDQIVLVACSAAHRGDAFAACEFIMDYLKTEAPFWKKEQTPDGARWVDARTSDDEARAKWAR, from the coding sequence ATGAACGAGGTGCGGGTACAAACCGGGGACTTCGACCTCGGCGCCGAAGTGGCGCGCCTGCGCGCCGGCGATGCGCGCATCGGCGCCGTGGTGTCGTTCGTCGGTACCGTGCGCGACCTGAACGACGGCGCCCGGGTGTCGGCGATGGAGCTGGAACACTATCCGGGCATGACCGAGAGCGCGCTCGCGGACATCGCGGAGCGCGCCCGCGCCCGCTGGCCCCTGTACGGCACCCTGGTCGTGCACCGCGTCGGCCCGCTGGCGCCGCTGGACCAGATCGTGCTGGTGGCCTGCAGCGCTGCGCACCGGGGCGACGCGTTCGCGGCCTGCGAGTTCATCATGGACTACCTCAAGACCGAGGCGCCGTTCTGGAAGAAAGAACAGACGCCGGACGGCGCGCGCTGGGTCGACGCCCGCACCAGCGACGACGAGGCCAGGGCAAAGTGGGCGCGCTAG